The proteins below are encoded in one region of Hordeum vulgare subsp. vulgare chromosome 3H, MorexV3_pseudomolecules_assembly, whole genome shotgun sequence:
- the LOC123442856 gene encoding DEAD-box ATP-dependent RNA helicase 18-like, producing MASSSSPSPATAAARKRALTEQRFSDLTPALSPEVVEALDRGGFRRCTPVQAATIPLLLSHKDVAVDAATGSGKTLAFVVPVVEMLRRLPSPPKPHQVLGIIISPTRELSSQIYNVAQPFFATLKGVSSILLVGGLDIRVELEKVEKEGANILVGTPGKLFDIMERLDTLEYKHLEILILDEADRLLDMGFQKQVTSIISKLPKLRRTGLFSATQTEAVEELAKAGLRNPVRVQVKIEANDAAQQDLGPSKTPLGLRLEYMICEPAKKSSQLVDFLVQNTGKKIMVYFATCACVDYWSVVLPMLNLLKGSPVIAYHGKMKQGPREKALASFSSLSSGILVCTDVAARGLDIPHVDLIVQYDPPQDPNVFVHRAGRTARYDQEGDAIVFLLPTEDAYVDFLKLRGVPLMERVCSPDIVDIVPQIRAAALEDRNIMEKGLRAFVSFVRSYKEHHCSFIFRWKGLEVGKLAMEYGLLQIPSMPEVKHNNLSLKGFFPLGNIDFSQIKFKDKIREKQRQKALKRKAEELANEPPVPEKRIPRERPDKPKRKQTGKQRQTIQTKEDMDELTNEYRLLKKLKRGVIDEDEYEKLTGFGGSDGEGSDGDAAGKGKGKERRSKEQKKLKQRGGKTGGRRFEIKSKLKSKRR from the exons atggcctcctcctcctccccctcgccggcgacggccGCGGCCAGGAAGCGCGCGCTCACGGAGCAGCGGTTCTCGGACCTCACCCCGGCACTGTCCCCGGAGGTGGTCGAGGCCCTGGACCGCGGCGGCTTCCGGCGGTGCACGCCGGTGCAGGCGGCGACCATCCCGCTGCTGCTTTCGCACAAGGACGTGGCCGTCGACGCCGCCACCGGCTCCGGCAAGACCCTCGCCTTCGTCGTCCCCGTCGTCGAGATGCTCCGCCGCCTCCCTTCGCCTCCCAAGCCCCACCAG gttcttggcatcatcatctcTCCGACGAGAGAACTGTCATCGCAGATATACAATGTGGCGCAGCCCTTCTTCGCGACGCTGAAGGGCGTGTCGTCCATTCTGCTGGTTGGTGGGCTGGACATCAGGGTGGAGCTCGAGAAAGTGGAGAAAGAGGGAGCAAACATACTGGTGGGCACTCCCGGGAAGCTGTTCGACATCATGGAGCGCCTGGACACTCTGGAGTACAAGCATCTTGAG ATTTTGATCCTGGATGAGGCCGATAGGCTCTTGGATATGGGCTTTCAGAAGCAGGTTACCTCAATTATTTCAAAGTTGCCAAAGCTGAGAAGAACTGGCCTTTTTTCGGCCACCCAGACAGAGGCTGTCGAGGAGCTGGCAAAAGCAGGGTTGAGGAATCCTGTGAGGGTCCAAGTTAAGATAGAGGCGAATGATGCTGCTCAGCAAGATCTTGGTCCATCCAAGACGCCGCTGGGGCTCCGGTTGGAG TATATGATATGTGAACCAGCAAAGAAGTCATCACAGCTTGTTGATTTCCTTGTGCAAAACACTGGAAAGAAAATCATGGT CTACTTTGCGACATGTGCTTGTGTAGATTATTGGTCTGTTGTTCTTCCAATGCTTAACTTACTTAAAGGGTCTCCAGTGATAGCTTACCATGGGAAGATGAAACAG GGCCCACGTGAGAAAGCTCTGGCATCATTTTCTTCTCTTTCAAGTGGCATTTTAGTCTGCACTGATGTTGCAGCAAGGGGTCTTGACATACCACATGTTGATCTAATTGTGCAG TACGATCCACCTCAAGATCCCAATGTGTTCGTACATAGAGCAGGTCGTACTGCCCGCTATGATCAAGAAGGAGATGCTATCGTGTTTCTCTTACCGACG GAGGACGCTTATGTTGATTTTTTAAAGCTTCGAGGCGTTCCTCTCATGGAAAGGGTGTGTTCCCCAGATATTGTAGATATTGTGCCACAG ATTAGAGCAGCTGCATTGGAAGATCGTAATATCATGGAAAAGGGGCTTCGAGCTTTTGTCTCATTTGTTCGGTCATACAAGGAGCATCACTGCTCCTTCATTTTCAGGTGGAAAGGGCTTGAAGTTGGAAAGCTGGCCATGGAGTATGGGTTACTCCAGATCCCATCCATGCCAGAAGTGAAGCACAATAATCTTTCACTAAAGGGATTTTTTCCACTTGGCAACATCGATTTTTCACAAATCAAGTTCAA GGATAAAATTCGGGAGAAACAGCGCCAGAAGGCATTGAAAAGAAAAGCTGAAGAACTAGCAAATGAGCCGCCAGTCCCAGAGAAGAGGATACCTCGGGAGAGGCCTGATAAGCCGAAGCGCAAGCAGACGGGCAAGCAGCGCCAGACAATCCAGACCAAGGAGGACATGGATGAGCTGACGAACGAGTACCGCCTCCTGAAGAAGCTGAAGCGTGGAGTGATCGACGAAGACGAGTACGAGAAGCTCACCGGGTTTGGAGGGTCGGACGGTGAAGGCTCGGATGGGGACGCGGCCGGCAAGGGCAAAGGAAAGGAGAGGCGCAGCAAGGAGCAGAAGAAACTCAAGCAGAGAGGAGGAAAGACAGGAGGCAGGAGATTTGAAATAAAGAGTAAACTGAAGAGCAAGAGAAGATGA